A window of the Arachis duranensis cultivar V14167 chromosome 5, aradu.V14167.gnm2.J7QH, whole genome shotgun sequence genome harbors these coding sequences:
- the LOC107490940 gene encoding uncharacterized protein LOC107490940, translating into MGGGEQDEKHEDEEVDHEKKDKKKNKKEKKEKDQEDEHGDEENSKEKSKKDKKKDKNKEEKNPEDKKDPAKLRQKLEKLESKMQALVAKRDELLKLLNDVEQGSTNEAITETDTS; encoded by the coding sequence ATGGGAGGAGGTGAACAAGACGAGAAACATGAGGATGAAGAAGTTGATCATGAGAAAAAggataagaagaagaataaaaaggaaaagaaagagaaagaccAAGAAGATGAGCATGGTGATGAAGAAAACTCTAAGGAGAAGAGTAAGAAGGATAAGAAGAAGGATAAgaacaaagaagagaaaaaccCTGAAGATAAGAAAGATCCTGCCAAACTGAGGCAAAAGCTTGAGAAACTTGAGTCCAAGATGCAAGCTTTGGTGGCTAAGAGAGATGAACTCTTGAAGCTTCTTAATGATGTTGAACAAGGTTCCACCAATGAAGCCATTACTGAAACTGATACATCTTAA
- the LOC107491333 gene encoding ABC transporter A family member 2, which translates to MEVTSGFALLFQQFSALLRKNLLLSWRNRKATLLQVLSPLFFMFLIFAIDKAIKAQYSNTTYYKSVPEPPLRPSPSIPPCENKFFVKLPCYDFVWSGDRNPRIRTIVEAIMNNNPGRTIPPSKVKSFSDKAAVDEWLLNNPMHCPGALHFVERSKTIISYGLQTNSTYVQKRGKYEDPTFAFQLPLQLAAEREIARNLIGDSNFSWNVFLREFAHPATAPFSTVSSVGPTFFLAIAMFNFVLQMSSLVTEKELKLRQAMTMMGLYDSAYWLSWLIWEAFITLLSSLLVVLFGMMFQFRFFLKNDFLVVFFVFFLFELSMTGLAFMLSAFISKSSSATTVGFSIFIVGFVTQLVIQAGFPYSDSISKTFRIIWSFFPPNPFAQALHILSEAVSTSEDHGIRWSKRGQCGPEDEGCVITINDIYQWLLATFVLWFVLAIYFDNIIPNASGVRKSMLYFLNPNYWMGRGGQNVKEGGVCSCCIVSVPRQEHVTPDDQDVLEEQNTVKRQITEGVVDANVAVQIRGLAKTYPGSCNIGCCCKCKRTKPYNAVKDLWVNFERDQLFCLLGPNGAGKTTVINCLTGITPATDGDALIYGHSIRSSTGMSNIQKLIGVCPQFDILWDALSGEEHLQLFATIKGLTPSSINSITQTSLAEVRLTDSAKVRAGSYSGGMKRRLSVAISLIGDPKLVVLDEPTTGMDPITRRHVWDIIENAKRGRAIVLTTHSMEEADILSDRIGIMAKGKLRCIGTAIRLKSRFGTGFIANISFYGNNVESRTDNRDAVSTVHHEAVKQFFKNHLDVVPKEENNNFITFVIPHDKEGLLTNFFAELQDREEEFGISDIQLGLTTLEEVFLNIAKQAELESAAADGTLVTLTLTSGESVQIPIGARFVGIPETESEEYPTGVMVEVYWEQDESGALCISGHSQKVPVPSGVRLSSSASARHRRNSRRPGSVHGVIIDPSQVSSVRFQ; encoded by the exons ATGGAAGTGACGAGCGGTTTCGCGCTGCTCTTTCAGCAATTTAGCGCTCTCTTACGGAAGAACCTTCTGCTGTCATGGCGAAACAGGAAGGCAACGTTGCTTCAGGTTCTGTCACCACTCTTCTTCATGTTCCTCATCTTCGCCATTGACAAGGCAATTAAAGCTCAGTACTCGAACACAACTTACTACAAGAGCGTCCCTGAGCCTCCGCTTCGCCCTTCACCTTCCATCCCTCCATGCGAGAACAAGTTCTTCGTCAAACTCCCTTGCTATGATTTTGTATGGAGCGGTGATCGCAACCCTAGAATTCGGACCATTGTTGAAGCTATCATGAACAATAACCCTGGAAGGACTATACCTCCCTCTAAG GTGAAATCCTTTAGTGATAAAGCTGCAGTGGACGAGTGGCTTTTGAACAACCCTATGCACTGTCCAGGGGCTTTGCATTTTGTGGAAAGAAGTAAAACTATCATCAGCTATGGTTTACAGACAAATTCCACATATGTTCAAAAGAGAGGAAAATATGAAGACCCCACTTTTGCATTTCAACTCCCACTTCAGCTTGCTGCAGAGCGAGAAATTGCTAGGAACCTGATTGGAG ACTCGAACTTCAGCTGGAATGTCTTTTTGAGGGAGTTTGCACACCCAGCCACGGCACCTTTCTCAACAGTGAGTTCCGTAGGTCCAACATTTTTCCTTGCGATTGCCATGTTCAATTTTGTGCTTCAGATGAGTTCTTTGGTTACAGAAAAAGAGCTTAAACTTCGCCAG GCAATGACTATGATGGGGCTTTATGATTCTGCTTACTGGTTGTCATGGCTCATCTGGGAGGCATTCATTACTCTCCTGTCATCCCTTCTCGTAGTTCTGTTTGGAATGATGTTTCAGTTTCGTTTCTTCTTGAAAAACGATTTTCTGGTCGTGTTCTTTGTGTTCTTCCTATTTGAACTCAgtatg ACTGGCTTAGCTTTCATGCTATCTGCTTTCATTAGTAAATCCTCTTCAGCGACAACAGTAGGCTTCTCCATATTTATTGTTGGCTTTGTGACTCAG CTTGTTATACAAGCAGGATTTCCTTATTCAGATAGCATTTCCAAGACTTTCCGAATAATTTGGTCTTTCTTTCCGCCCAATCCCTTCGCTCAAGCTCTACATATTCTTTCTGAGGCGGTCTCAACTTCTGAAGATCATGGTATTCGATGGAGTAAACGGGGACAATGCGGTCCTGAAGATGAAGGCTGTGTGATTACAATT AATGACATTTATCAATGGCTCTTAGCTACATTCGTTTTGTGGTTTGTTCTGGCCATCTACTTCGACAACATAATCCCCAATGCATCTGGTGTGAGGAAATCGATGTTATACTTTCTAAATCCGAACTATTGGATGGGAAGAGGAGGCCAAAATGTGAAAG AGGGTGGGGTTTGTAGTTGCTGCATAGTTTCAGTGCCTCGTCAAGAACATGTTACACCAGATGATCAAGATGTCCTTGAAGAACAAAATACTGTCAAAAGACAAATAACAGAAGGTGTGGTTGATGCAAATGTTGCTGTTCAGATACGTGGCCTTGcaaagacatatcctggttctTGTAATATTGGTTGCTGCTGTAAATGTAAAAGAACTAAACCTTACAATGCCGTTAAG GATTTATGGGTGAACTTTGAAAGGGATCAACTATTTTGTCTATTAGGACCTAATGGAGCGGGTAAAACTACGGTTATTAATTGTTTGACAGGGATAACTCCAGCAACTGATGGAGATG CATTGATTTATGGACATTCCATCCGTAGCTCCACTGGCATGTCAAACATTCAAAAGCTTATAGGAGTATGTCCCCAG TTTGATATCTTGTGGGATGCACTGTCCGGCGAAGAGCATCTTCAACTCTTTGCTACTATCAAAGGCCTAACCCCAAGTTCCATCAACTCA attacccAAACATCACTGGCAGAGGTGAGACTCACTGATTCGGCAAAAGTGAGAGCTGGAAGTTACAGTGGAGGAATGAAACGTCGACTCAGTGTTGCAATTTCCCTTATTGGTGACCCTAAATTGGTTGTTTTGGATGAACCA actaCTGGTATGGATCCAATAACAAGGAGGCACGTATGGGACATAATTGAAAATGCTAAAAGAGGTCGTGCCATTGTCCTTACCACACACTCTATGGAAGAAGCTGACATTCTCAGTGATCGAATAGGAATCATGGCAAAGGGAAAGCTTCGCTGTATTGGCACCGCAATCAGATTGAAGTCACGCTTTGGTACTGGTTTCATTGCTAATATCAGCTTCTATGGGAACAATGTTGAAAGTCGTACAGACAATAGGGATGCTGTTTCTACGGTACATCATGAGGCTGTGAAGCAATTCTTTAAGAAT CATTTAGATGTAGTGCCAAAGGAAGAGAACAACAACTTCATAACTTTTGTGATTCCTCATGACAAAGAGGGGCTCCTGACA AATTTTTTTGCGGAGCTCCAAgatagagaagaagaatttggcATATCTGACATTCAGCTTGGTCTGACAACTCTAGAAGAAGTTTTCCTGAATATTGCAAAGCAAGCAGAGCTAGAAAGCGCTGCAGCTGATGGGACCCTAGTGACTTTGACCTTAACATCTGGGGAGTCTGTGCAG ATTCCTATAGGAGCTAGATTTGTTGGAATTCCAGAAACAGAGTCTGAAGAGTACCCAACAGGGGTTATGGTAGAAGTATACTGGGAGCAAGATGAATCTGGTGCTCTATGTATCTCTGGTCACTCACAAAAAGTTCCAGTTCCTTCTGGTGTTCGACTATCATCATCTGCTTCGGCAAGACACCGTAGAAATTCGCGCCGACCAGGATCAGTTCACGGGGTTATAATTGATCCCAGCCAAGTTAGTTCAGTCAGGTTTCAATGA